gtccttccaaatcaatgattgctatttacaatataaatacataaatgtagctatattactcatccgTATTTGATTGAGTACAACATTCTgcgttatttttggtgaaaatagggtattgggccttggtttaggaaccaatcctccatttataacactgtttcctatgggaaaatctgttccaagttgcaatgttccgacttaagacatggttttcaggaaccaattgtgttgtaagtctgaggactgcctgtattccaGTTTTCCTCTCAGTGCGCACGGACATTATCCTGGGAGGAAGCTTCTGGTATTcaacttcccctgccctcaagacaGTGACAAGCTAGTACTTACTGGCTAGCAAAATGACAATGTCACTGTCATCTTACACAGCTTGTCTGATTATCATTCCCCTGCACAGCATGAACACTAAAAATGGTGTTTTCTGATTATGTGCAGGAGTAGAAACTGCTTCACTGAACTTCCTAAGCCTTAAATGACATAATGTGGTACCTGTGGCTACTTTCTGAATAGCTCCTCAAGGAGCTGTTATTCTAATCTGGAATTCTCTGGCTACTCCGTAATTCTTGTAACAGAAGCCTGTGACTAGCTCTGCCTCCCTTATGGATCAGGGTGGCTGGATCACCAAGTCTGAGCACACAGAgtttgaagaaaacaaaaaagaaatcttcAGAGCTGAGACAGAAGGGAAGCTTATCAGGCAGTAACTGGAATTCTcatataaaagccttagtctgcctgtctgtctataatgctttattcgcactctgattggttgtctcagtaTCCagtcacaatgctgactgaaacaaccaatcagtgCTACAAGAGCATTccagaaaggaggggaggagcaggggggggtGAGGTCAGCACTGCACTGCtattggggcagggaaggcacaaagccattcctgatgggcaattggctagtagttCTATAATGGTCTACTTAACGCATGAAGAAAGTTAACTCAACCATACAAAACTGAACAGTTAACAGTTCAGTTGGATGAAGATTCATAACTGCATAGCCCTGGTTGTAAAGGTGTGCATGCAGCTGTTAATATTTCTAGATATTAGCTGGGAAGTCCTCCCTTCAAGTACTGCATTAGCAGCAGTCTGAGCACAAGCAGTTTCACTTGTTTGAGGAAAGGACATCCAGCTGAGTAAAGCTGGGATTAGGACAAAACTACCTGCGATGCTATGGAAGCTTGAGGGGAGAAATGGAACCCCAGGTTCCTACCAATTTCTTTTGGGTAAGGGAATATTTTCTCAAGTTCACGTTAAGAGTTGAGTGTCTCAGGGGCACAAGGAGCACATGCGTTTCAAGCCTGTTTTCTTGAGGGAAGCTCCCCAGTAGAAGCCTGTACTAACCAACAATGAACTGGGTGGCTTCTCATTTATAGAACTCTGCTTTTCCAGGTGCACAACTGGAGCCCTCAAGAAGCAATAGAAGCCATTGCAAAGATCCGTCCCCACATCCTCATCCGCCACAAACAGGTCCAGGTCTTGGAGAGATTTCACAAGCTTGTGATTGCTGGGACAGCTTCACAAAGTGAGCAAAAGCCATAAGAGACCACCTTCTGACTCCCCCCAAACAACTTTGAATCTTAGTGAATAAGAGTCATGCTTCTCAGCCACCAGTAAAGAACTTCTTTAACTCATTCTTGTAATGGTGAGTTTAGGTTCTTCCCAACTCCATGTCATTATAATGCATAATCTATTAGTTGTCCAGTGTTTTCTGTTcgtcttcccttcccccccagttaTTTCAGGGCACCTGTAAGTTTAGCACTGTCTCTACAGGTGACAGAGCTATGTCATAAACGGTGCACGTTACCACTGACAGCAGAGTCCACATGCATCCCACTATAGACCTTTATTCAGACTCTTGTGGAAGAGACTACAATGCCAGGAGACAGGCTGGTAGGAAAAGGATTGTTCCATCTTACACCAGCATAATACTCTGTATAACAACAGCAGGGTAGGATCCCTCAGTACAAGGGCAGGAGGACCAACAATGGCATAAAAATAGTTTCCCTCTGTCTGTAGTTGACAAAATAGCAGCAAACAGGTTCCCCACATCTATTACAACTCCTGTACAACATGGTAGAGTAAGACACTTTGGGCCCCTCTCTGAATTCTGTCTGCCGTAAGCTCCATAGTGCCTATGGCCTAAAGGCCTGCAGCACTGGTGGGGAACATTCATAATCTAGTTCCCATTCAAATAGAGACTTTTTTTAAGAAGTTACAGAGGGTCCACTCCAAAATATAACCTCCAAGattagactaacttgttcagaaatgcataagcttctGTAAGTAACAGCTATGACACGACACATCTGACAGTAGGCCCTTGCCTACAAAAGTCTAAAAGGTGCCATCCTGctgtgacttcagactaacagctaactacctctctctccaAGATTATTACATGGAAAGGCTGTATCAAGAAGGGATTTGTCAGCTAGCTATAGAACCTGCTGGTAGGGGCTAGCTCCAGACCTAAGGAATATTATTTGCTGCAGTCCGAGCTTTGGAAACCCAAGCAGCTTTATATCCAGGGGCCACAGTAATAGCATTTAATCTGTCTGGAATTTACTATGCAGCAAGTCAACTTGGAGTGCTAGGTGAGGGAACAACCCCACAGCCAGGACACAGAGCAGGGCTAAAAAGATGTATAGGATTCTGTGGTCTTGCTGGGGCAGCTGCTAAGGGGTTGGGTACTTCAGCTGCTTTTTGAATGTCCTCATTTTCCTGTCACTGGGCTGATCCTCCTCAAGCCAGCACAAATTGCAAGTTAGTGAGCAGCACTTTGATGCCACTGGTGACTGTAACCACAGAGGTGGCTGGATTGAGTTTGAAAGTATTGGCATCTCCCTTTTTGTAGCGATCTCGAAAGACATATATGCTGCCATTACAACTGGCAATTTTCCAGAGGGATGGTACTGAGCTCCAAGCGTCGGGCAGACACAGCCGAGTGAAGCTATCCAGTAGGGGATTATAGCATAGCAGTGAGTCCCCTTCTGCAACAATGAACACCAGGTCCTTGTGTACAGCAGCATGCATGCGGCCTGCAAAGGGTAACACATAGGGCTTCACatggcatttctctgtgttgGTGTCATAACACTGAATGAGTCGGGAGGGCTTGGTAAAGAAGTCTAGGTCATTCTCCTCTCCACCCAGCAGGTAAATGACACCATTGAGGTttacccctgcagccccagagacAGCTACTTCCAGCTGGCTGGTCTCTGTCCACACGTTGTCTCGCACCCTGTAGTATATAACAGCATTGGAAAGCGTGTCCTGCAGCGTTTTCCCCCCTAGCGAATAGATAGCGTCCTTACTTGGCACAGAGACCAGGGTGTGCTGGAGCCGGTCACGGGGCAAAGGGGCACACCATTCCCAGTCTATGGTGGCATTGTTACATTTCCACATGCGCCGTGGAATGGAGCCACCTACAACATATAGGTCGCTGCCATGCTTGCAGGCTGCAGTGATCTGGTGACATAGGCTATTCTGGCCACTGACACTTATGGAATCATCATCAGCACAGTGCAGAGAAACAGCAAGCGAATGTGTACGAGATGACTCCTTTCCAATCAGGTAGATGTGAACATTTTCCCCAATCACCTGAGAAAGAGAATGATTTTTGTCAGCTGCTTGTTGGAATGAATCCAGGTAGGGGATCTGCTTACACAAATGTAAAATCTTAAGGATGTCCAAAGGCCCCAGTTCTTTTCAAGAGTTCTAGGGCCCAGCTGGGAGTCTGTGTGGACTGCTACCTGATCCTTATCTTACCTTGCCATAGAATGTAGGATCCAAGAACTTCCACATGCCAAGCCTCATGCCTTTCCTAGAAGTCATATTTATCTCTGACCTCACATAATGAGCAGATGACTGGCCCTCAATTTACGAACCCAGGCTGCAGTTTAATCTCATCACAACATTCAGGGAGCAGAACTATAGAAAGGAGAATGTCAACCTAAGTTACTCTCCCTTTGCTATAAATCTAGGTTAGACCACTAACATCTGgcaaaaacaaccccaaaaattAAGGCCACTGTTGGCATGTGGAGTTTCCATTTAAGGCAACAAAAGTGTTCCTGGCAGTGAAGTCACAACTTATTCAAACGTGCCAGAAGTCACAGATGAAGGCAGAAGGACCTTCCTCAGCAGGTCTGGAACCAAAACAGCACAGGACTGCACTAACCCCAAGATAGATACCTTCAGACTGGATTGCAACGTCTCTAAGAAGCCTGCCCGCTCCTCTTTGTTGAAGTTGATCCAGGTGTCTATGGAAACTGTTGGATTCTGAGAACATGGAACACCATCTGTGGTTTTCAGAGACACAAAAATGAATTTACAATAAAATGACTATTTCTCAAGATGCAAGCTTATTGACTGCTCTCTCATATAACCCTTTCCCAGGACAAATAATTCCTACCATTGTGGGAAGAATAAAACCACAGAACCTGACAGGTAAGACCAAAAGGTACAAATAGACATCTGTATCATATCTACTTGCTGTCACAGGAGGTCCTGTCCCCATTACAGAGATAAAGGAAAACGGGTATGGACGTTTATAGAGACAGACTGGGCCAGCTGGAAGAGGCAATCCCTTGGGGTTATATAAACCTAGTTCCTGCCATGGTCTGGCAGAAAGGTGAGGAGCTCTTACTGGCTAAAGCTGAGATAAGTTAGGCTCTGGAAACTGCAGTGGCAAGTAGTCCTGGAGAAAGCCCAGAAGTGACAGAGGAGGCCTAAGGAAAGGCCTGAGCTGGAATAAGTCTAGGCAAAACTGACCAAGCTTGGAGGCAACCTGACAAGAGGAACTTAAACTGAGAGGCAAGGGGCTATAAGGGGAGCTGCAGTTAGAAAACTGAGTGGGCTCTCAAGAGTTTTGCCACTATTTGGAACAACTGAACAGCATATATTGTTTTTCCTAGTTGGGGGCTAGCTTAATTTGGGTAAGCTAGCCAGCTGGACTACTTTGGCAGGCATGCCTTTTGGATGATTCTGGTTAATGAGCCTTTTTGACCTATTGCAAGGGTGGATGAAGTCCCAGTGAGAAGGCAGGAGCTAATGAGGGCCAAGGGCCCTGTGATCTAACAGAAAAGAGGCACCTAGAGTGACTGCCCTCTGACCAAATGGAAGGCCTATACAGGAGATGGGGAAAATGGTGGATATGTCTGgcggccagactccatttcccagaagcccctgcccacatcactacagtcagtctccatggagaccccaagagCCATGGGgatgtgacagtgcagggccagggtctccatggagactggcccaagcagtgctggcagggcacatggctgtgtggggagctgctccaggacaaTGCCAGCCTGGACAGAGCCGCAATCTTGGGCAGAGCCATGTAGGGgtggggctgctcacagcaggaggcTACAAGCAGCTCAGTTctgtggctgggccagggctgggtgggttGCGGCAGGGGGctatagcccaccccatagccacccctcccagtgctgccaccacccgctCCAagtacagccctggcccaacctcTTCACTGGGAAGAAtctagtgcagcccctggccctaagcctgcagtgggcagcccacctccgccccgcacacaaatctggggggtacatgccccccatgcctctctgaTGGTATGCAGAGCAGCAGCCGCCTCCACCCCCGCCGCGATGAGCTGCTCACCGAGTCGCATTCACCACCTCGGCTGGGtggcacctgtccctgccccactcccttcccccccacagactaactgccaggaggctgctctccaaaCTTCAAGGCTGCATTTTTGTAAATTggctatcagattggtattggctgatatagctggttaataattgatcattggtatcagccaagaaaatctttatcagtgcacccctacctaTTACCATCAACTTGTAGATAAATGTGCTGTGTAGACTGGATGCTTCATTGTCAGCTGAGGTACTAATGTTTCTTTAAGTCATGTTGGGACATTTTCTTGCTGAACATCCTTCTGCTTTCTTCAGCCTCTGAATAAGATGAAAAGACAGGACCCTCTATCCTAGCATGGTTTTCAGGCTTTTGCTACAGTTCTTCAAAGCCACCCTGTCTGTTCAGGTACCCCTTGTAAACCTCTCAGACAGACAGCCCAATTCTCTATCTGCACcctggctgctctcagaagccCCTTACCTGTGAGGATGTCTGTCAGGAGGCGGAGAGGTAAGTGAAGAAACTCTTCTGTGTCCTGAAGCTGTGACAAGTGTGACTTGGCACAGTGCTTGGCAGCTGTGTAGAGCTCCATGTCACTGTGTTGGTCTGCCAGCCACATGACCTGCAGACAGTTTCTCACCTGCACTGTGCGGGCTAGGAAACGGGAGCACTCCTCAAAAAGGGCAGTCAGCTGGTACATGTCTGCCACTTCATACATCTCCTGTAGCTCCTCTGCCCTCAGCTTTACTGTTCCATGGTAAATATAGTCCACAAGAAGCTGGAAGACACTCTCACTAACGTCTTGCAGCTCAATCACCCGGTTGTGGGCCTCCTTGAGATTAGAAGTGAACATGGAACGAAAGAAGCAGCTCTGAGCTGAGAGGACAAGCCGGTGCAGCTGGAATTCTTTGCCTTCCACCGATATTGTGACATCAGCAAAGAGCTCATCCTCCAGGCACAGCTTCATAATGCCCTGGGCCACACGGCCTGAGTGAGATCGGTCAGTGAAGGTGTAGTTCACAAAGTAGTTCTCTTCTGTGGAGGAACCCCCAGTCTCCTCCGATGAGTCCATATTGCTGCACAGATCTGACCTCCAGTAATCTGTAAAACAACAATGGCAGTAAAACTCCTCCTGAAAAGGAGCTTGTGCAATTCCAAAAGCTAGTAAGACTGGTCGGTAagccagcaaactgcagcctAAGTATAAATTTGGTTCTTTATACTTCTACCTGAGTTGCAGAGCCTCTAAAGGCCAAGGCAAATGTGAAAGCAGTGTAATTAAAACCAGGTTAAAGTCAAGCCATGGCTCTCCTTGTAGCACTAGTATCAGAGTGCAATCCCAATATCCTAGCTTCTGGAAATGGCAGGCATAGTTCTCTTTTCCCTTTCATCTCAGTGACTCAGAGAAATGCAGCAAGAGACCTCTCATACACAAGGACAAGTATCCAGCAACTTACAACATGACTCTCTACAATACATTCCCAACCACCAGGTGGATTTGAAGCAATAATGGAAGCTCCTGGCTTCATTACAATAAGATGGAGGAAAAGGGGTCTAGGCTGTTAAGAGCCAGTTGCAGCAGCTACAAGGAGTAGGTCTTGgggcctggctcctgccagagctTGGTAGAAGGGCCCTGATAGCAGAAGGAAGAGGGACTTCCTGCTGGCTAAAGTTGTGACAATTTGGCCCGTACCCAGGCCTACTCACCACACAGTATCCAAGGTCTAAGAAAGGGAAAGCTCAAAAGCAACAGAGAAGGTCTGAGGAAGGACTAGAGCTGGGATAAGCCCAGCAAAGATTAATTGATTTTGGAGGCAACTTGACAACAGGCACCCAAGCCAAGGGCATTGGGCAGAtggaaggggagcaggcaggttGCAGTTTGGAAGCCTGGCAGGACTGAACAGACTTTTGAGTCTTTCCATCACTACTTGGGACAAATGAACTGTGTGGACAGTTCTCCTAATTTAGGGTCTAGTTTCCTTGTTTGGGGGGGAGTGAGCCTTTGAGATTACTTTGGAATAAGCCATTTGGACTGTACTGGCAAGGGACCTGTTTGAATGATTTGGAGGGTGAATGAATGAACTGCCAGAGAGAAGGCAGAAGCTAGTGAGGGCCAAGGGGCCCTATGGTCCAACAGTGGAGATGTGCACAGAGTGACTACCCCCTGATGGAACTGAAGGCCTATACCAAACAGTAACATCAAAATGTAGCAAACAAGTTCGTTAAGCATCTGGGCAATTGGGTGGGTAGGAGGCTGAGATTGGTCcaagggagcagcagtgagccCTAGGGCCTCAAGACATGCCCTATCACATTAGCGTGATAGAAAATGTGCAGTTGGAGAAACTTCTGGAATACAAGAACCCAAGGATGGAACAGATCTTACATTTACTGGCTCAACAATAGGCTGATACTGCCAAATAATGAGAAACAGAGAGGGAAcaggccagaggcagcaccaTGTTGTagcagcaccaataaaaggaaactTGATATTAtcagaaatcagctttttttggctgatgtggccaacaatgttgccgataaatgctgcatgcatacatgcagccTCAGCATGCACAAGGCCATTGCAGCAGCTtacagagcagcatctggctggtaagtctgttgtgggggaaggcgCAGAGGGAGGGAAcagaaatggtggtggtggcagattgaggcccctgcagtgaggaagggagtggggctggggcaagtactGCCCAGTCAGagaggggtgcaggatggagctgcgagaGGCTTATCCAGAGGGCATGGGAAGAGAGGGCAGATCCCACCGCTACACGCAtcctgggggagctgtggggggcatctgctccccagatttgtgcgtggggtgaaggtgggctgctgctgcaggctggggccgagggcagcactgggctcttcccagtggggaggtTGGGTTGGGGCagtgctcggggcaggcagcagtggcgctgggaggggggctatggcgaatgctggggtggctgtagcccaccccacaccccccccatgccgccactgcctgccccaagcacggccctggcccagcccccacaccagggAGAGCCTGgcatgcccccagccccagcccgtaGCGGCAACCCaccctcgccccacacacagaactgggagccacatgccccccatggctcccccagggATGTGTGTAGTGGtgggatcccccccacccccagataaGCCACACaactctgtcctgcacccctccctggctagacagcacctgcccctgcctcatccCCACTACCTCACTCACTGcaggggcttcaatctgccccccctccaccccttccctccccaacagacaTACCAGCTGGATGCTATTcgccaagctgccaggctgcatgctgGCAATTCgttcagtattggctgatattggccattggtatcagcccaaaaaacctttatcggtgcacccctagaatAGGCCTAAAAGAATCGGGACCTGCTGCTCCATGTGATCAGGGGCAACAGAATACGACAGAGGAAACACTGAGATGGCAGTTACAAGCTGAGGTTCAATGAGCCCTGCTGACCCAGCAGCAGATGTTAATAGAGTGCTTTACCACCCAGGACCAAGgacagcaggacccagaggaTACATCCTGGAGAGAACTAGGGGGCTTCATCCTAGAAAAGATGACCCAGAATAATGACCTTAAGGCTTTTCTTAGAGGCACCTGAGCATGCAACAGTGGCAGCCCAGTGGAGCATGGATACACAGGCATCCTGGTTGGGAACCTTCAATCGGAGAAGCTCAAGACACATACAGAGTAATGATATACACAGATGTTCAGGATTATGAAAAGGTTAGAGTCCATATTGCAGCAGTTGGGAATCTTCAAGGAGAGCCAGCAGCACTGCTTCTGATTTAAGACAAACCAGGCACCACTATGACACGCAGGTGGAAGTCATTCCTAGAGAACAGCAATGAGCTTGAGGAGGGCCTCAGGCCACACCCTGTTATAGAAACCAACAAATTAAAGATACTATGAAAGGTCTATAGGTAGTACAGAAGAAACAAAGCTGAGATGTGATATATTGGCAAGGGGCAGAGGCTACAGTTAATAGCATCATACGGAGCCAACATGCAGAGGGAGCTTATTTCTACTGATAAAAGGGTGAAAAAAATCCTACAAAACTTTATCAAAGTCCTAAAATCACTCAGATGAGAAACTTGCCAAAGGTATAAGAATGGGATGCAGTTTGTGTAGAGTCAAATATGAAGCACATTCTGAAGAGCCCATGCCCAACCTAGATGGATTAGATAATGAAGCATATTCAAAGAACTACTCATAACAAC
This genomic window from Alligator mississippiensis isolate rAllMis1 chromosome 2, rAllMis1, whole genome shotgun sequence contains:
- the KBTBD4 gene encoding kelch repeat and BTB domain-containing protein 4 isoform X2, producing the protein MKGGAADYWRSDLCSNMDSSEETGGSSTEENYFVNYTFTDRSHSGRVAQGIMKLCLEDELFADVTISVEGKEFQLHRLVLSAQSCFFRSMFTSNLKEAHNRVIELQDVSESVFQLLVDYIYHGTVKLRAEELQEMYEVADMYQLTALFEECSRFLARTVQVRNCLQVMWLADQHSDMELYTAAKHCAKSHLSQLQDTEEFLHLPLRLLTDILTDGVPCSQNPTVSIDTWINFNKEERAGFLETLQSSLKVIGENVHIYLIGKESSRTHSLAVSLHCADDDSISVSGQNSLCHQITAACKHGSDLYVVGGSIPRRMWKCNNATIDWEWCAPLPRDRLQHTLVSVPSKDAIYSLGGKTLQDTLSNAVIYYRVRDNVWTETSQLEVAVSGAAGVNLNGVIYLLGGEENDLDFFTKPSRLIQCYDTNTEKCHVKPYVLPFAGRMHAAVHKDLVFIVAEGDSLLCYNPLLDSFTRLCLPDAWSSVPSLWKIASCNGSIYVFRDRYKKGDANTFKLNPATSVVTVTSGIKVLLTNLQFVLA
- the KBTBD4 gene encoding kelch repeat and BTB domain-containing protein 4 isoform X1, with product MPGPGGRDYWRSDLCSNMDSSEETGGSSTEENYFVNYTFTDRSHSGRVAQGIMKLCLEDELFADVTISVEGKEFQLHRLVLSAQSCFFRSMFTSNLKEAHNRVIELQDVSESVFQLLVDYIYHGTVKLRAEELQEMYEVADMYQLTALFEECSRFLARTVQVRNCLQVMWLADQHSDMELYTAAKHCAKSHLSQLQDTEEFLHLPLRLLTDILTDGVPCSQNPTVSIDTWINFNKEERAGFLETLQSSLKVIGENVHIYLIGKESSRTHSLAVSLHCADDDSISVSGQNSLCHQITAACKHGSDLYVVGGSIPRRMWKCNNATIDWEWCAPLPRDRLQHTLVSVPSKDAIYSLGGKTLQDTLSNAVIYYRVRDNVWTETSQLEVAVSGAAGVNLNGVIYLLGGEENDLDFFTKPSRLIQCYDTNTEKCHVKPYVLPFAGRMHAAVHKDLVFIVAEGDSLLCYNPLLDSFTRLCLPDAWSSVPSLWKIASCNGSIYVFRDRYKKGDANTFKLNPATSVVTVTSGIKVLLTNLQFVLA